The window GACTCGGTCGTGGCCACGATCTCGGCGGGGCCGGTCACCGTCTCCAAGTCGGCCAGCCGCGCGTCGAAATCGACCTCCTGCCGGTGCATCTTCAAAATATCGGCCTCTTCCTCCGCCGACGGATAGTCGACCCGAATCTTGAACAGGAAGCGGTCGAGCTGCGCTTCCGGCAAGTTGTACGTCCCTTCGGATTCGATCGGGTTCTGCGTGGCCAGCACCAGAAATGGCCGCTCGAGCTTGTGGCTTACGCCATCGACGGTCACACGATACTCCTGCATGATCTCCAGCAGGGCCGCGTGCGTCTTGGCCGGCGAGCGGTTGATCTCGTCGGCCAGCAGCAACTGCGTGAACACCGGCCCCGGTCGAAAACGGAACTCCTGACTCTTCATGTCGAACAGCGGCGAACCCGTGATGTCGGAAGGCATCAGGTCGGCGGTGAACTGAATGCGGCCGAATGCACAGCCGAGCACGCGGCCCAAAGCGCGGACAAACAGCGTCTTGCCCAGCCCCGGCACGCTTTCGATCAGCACGTGACCCTGCGAGAACAGCGCCACC of the Pirellulales bacterium genome contains:
- a CDS encoding MoxR family ATPase, with translation MPHGAPPAGAERLFLRIAHELRKVYVGQDELVMSTLVALFSQGHVLIESVPGLGKTLFVRALGRVLGCAFGRIQFTADLMPSDITGSPLFDMKSQEFRFRPGPVFTQLLLADEINRSPAKTHAALLEIMQEYRVTVDGVSHKLERPFLVLATQNPIESEGTYNLPEAQLDRFLFKIRVDYPSAEEEADILKMHRQEVDFDARLADLETVTGPAEIVATTESCSQVRVDDKLIYYINTLVRLTRQWPQFHLGASPRGGIALVHGARTLAAFSGRDYAVPDDVAQIALPALRHRVVLTPEAEVEGRRVDELLEELIRSVEVPRL